The DNA segment GGCTGGCTGCCTGCTTTTGCCGCTGGTTTTCGACGCATGGCCGATCTGGCCGCTTGTTTTCCTCTGGGGCGCAGCGTCCTTCGGGATCTACACCATGGCACTGATTCAGCTCGGCGAGCGTTTCTCCGGCCAGACCTTGATCGCCGGCAATGCGGGCTTCGCGCTTGCATGGGGCATCGGCGGCATCGTGGGCTCGCCTGCGACGGGCCTGGCGATACAACTGATCGGACATCAGGGACTGCCATTGGCGCTAGGCTTGGTATGCGCGGCGCTGGCAATGTGTCTGCTGGCGGAACGCCGACATGGTCGCACAGGCATCGACGGCGCCCCGGAGTAGAGCGGTCATATGCCTGACATATCACGGCAACAAAACGGCGCCGAAAGACGAGACGAGGCATGACATGGCGCAGATCATTTTCCTGCATGGGGCATCCAGCAGCGGAAAATCCACCATCGCTAGAGAACTGCAAGCCCGCATCGAAAAGCCGTTCTGGCACATTTCGATCGACCACCTGCGCGACTCCGGCGTTCTCCCCCTCAGCCGCTTCCGCAGCGGGGAATTCGTCTGGACCGAATCCAGGAAGGCTTTTTTCGACGGCTTCCACGCGTCGCTTGCCGCCTATGCCGACGCCGGCAACAACCTGATCCTTGAACACATACTGGATACACCAGGGTGGCTTGAGACGCTTTCTGGCTCTTTGGCGCAACATGACGTGTTCTTCGTCGCCGTTCACTGTCCGCTGGAACTGCTGATCGAACGCGAAAGCGAGCGCGGCGACCGGCTGATAGGAAGTGCCAAACGCGACTACGAGACAATCCATCTCGGCAAGACCTACGACCTGGAACTGGACACGACGGATGGCGTTGATGCCAATGTCGCAACAGTGCTCGACGGTTGGCGTCAGACCGAACGCAGTTCCAGCTTCAGCCGGTTCCGGCTCTGACCGACGGTCACGCCTTCAGAAAGCTGTCGGCCAGGCGCGTCTCGCCAAACCAGTTGATGCGGTTGATGGTAATGTAGCCGGCATCGATGGTGCTGTTCTCGTCACCCTCGACACTCGTCCGCTCACGGCCTCGGGGCACGACGAGCACGGTGCGGTCACCGTCCTGTTCGACGATTTCCGAACGCCGGGCGATCTTGTCGCGGCCGATCTTTGGCTGACGGATTTCGGCCGGCAGCGATGACGGCAGGTTGATGCTGAGCCAATGGCCCTCCAGCACCCATTCCGCCCGCTTGCGCCACAGGTCGGCGATCAGGCCGCCGAGCCAGGTATCGTCGCCGGGCCGAATGTCAGGCGACTTGACCTGGGAGAAACCGATTGCCGGAACGCGCCAGAAGCTGGCTTCACGGGCAATGCCGAGCGTACCCGAATAAGCTAGATCCTCGGCAACGTTGCGGCCGTCATTAATGCCGCCGAGAACGAGGTCGGGCTTGTCGTCGCCGGCAAGCAGCCAGGTCATGGCAGTGACGACGCAGTCCGCCGGCCGGCCGGAGCAGGAATACCAGCGTTCGGCGGTGCGGCGCATGGTGATCGGTTCGGCCATGGTGAGGGAAGGCCCGGCGGCCGTGTGCTTGCGCTCGGGCGCGACGACCCAGACATCGTCGCTGATGGTTTGCGCTGCCGCCACCAGACGGGCCAGGCCCGGCGCAGCGATGCCGTCGTCGTTGCAGATCAGGATTTTCATGGCGGACCTCAAGAAGCGAGAGTGTAGCTGTCGCCGGTGCGCAGGTCGACGCGCAGCGAGGGTATGTGCGGCACAAGCTCGGCAAGCATGTCGGGCGGACAGGAATGGCCAAGCGCCAGCGGCCGGCCGGCACCTTCCCAGATAGCGAGATTTCCTGACAGCGTCGGATGCGTCGGCATGCGGATCCAGCCGGCACGGCCAGCCGCATGCAACGCCTCGCCCGGCGAACCCGCAGGCAGATGGCCGGTGAGCAGGATGGGATAGCCGGCAACGTCGGCCAGCGGCAGAAGCATGGCTGACGGCCCGGCCTTGCCCATGCCGTCATCGGCGAGAAGCGGGCAGGCCGGCAAGGCGTCGCCGTCATGCCAGTCGGCGGCATCAGTCAGCCTCCGCTGCAACAGTGGCACCACCGCCGGATAGAGAGCCGACCTCGCCTCGATCTGAGCCGCGAGCGAGGCCCGCATGCTGGCGTGGATGGCGAAGGGTCCATCGAGTATGGCCATGAGCTCGAGCGAGCGGCCGGAAAGCGGCGTCGGCAGCAGGCAGCCACCGGGACGGGCAGCGACCCACTCGGCGATTGCCTGCGCGCGGGCTGCACCGCCGACCGGATCAGCGCCATAGGACGCATCGAACACCAGGAGATCGCAAGGCGGCATGGCGTCCATGACGAACACGCTGCTGTCCGGAACCACGTCGGCGGAATAGACAATCTTGCGGCTGCCGTCGTCGACCGTGAACCAGACTCCGCCGACGACATGGCCGGAACGGCCTGTCGCTATGCTCAGCCCATCAATGGTCAGGCTGTCGCCCGGCTCGAAGAGTTCTATCCGGTCCTTAAGAAGCGGAAAGCGCCTGAAGTCGTCCGGATCAGCATAGGCGCGCAGCGTTGCTGGGGCTTCATCGAGCGTCTCGGAAGTCATCAGGATGCGACCGCCATAGCCTTGCGAAAGCAGCCAGCTCAGCGCGCCGACATGGTCTTCATGGGCATGGGAAATCAGCACCGCGTCCAGCTCGTTGATACCGCCAGCAAGCACCGGGTAGTAGTCCGGGCCGGAAGCGCCGACCTTGATGCCGGCATCGAGCAGGATGCGCCGGCCGCCGCCTGAAATGGCAACGCTGGTGCGCCCCTTCTCACCAAAGCCTCCGCAGAGGTCGATATGCATGCTCATGCCGCAGCACCGGGGATCAGCCAACCGGAGGCGATGCGGACGCGCGCCCTGGCACCGGCCTCGAAGGGGTTGGGATCGGGCTGCTCGAAGTGCAGCAAAACTGAAGGGTCCGCATCTGGCGCCAACTCGATGCGCGCCACGCCACCCTTGTAGACGGCGCGCCTGACCGTGCCGTCGATGCCCGGCTCGCTCGAGGTGGCTGCCGAGATTTCCGGTGCGCGGCAGCATATCTTGGCGCCGGCGCGTGGCGCTTCATCAGGACGGCAGCGGACGACAACCTCCTGGCCGAGCACGCTGACCTTGATATGGCCGCCTTCGGCCGGGCTCAGCACCTGAGCTGGAATGACGATGCCTTCGGAGATGAAGGAGGCGACCATCTCGTTGGCCGGCTCACGATAGAGATCCCGGGGTGCTGCGAGCTGGGCCAGGCGGCCGTTGTCCATGACAGCGATGCGGTCGGCCAGCGCCATGGCCTCGGCCTGGTCGTGGGTGATGTAGACGATCGTCGTGCCGGTGCGTTTGTGGAAGGCAGCGAATTCGTCCTCCATGGCAGCACGCAGGTGGACGTCGAGATTGGCCAGCGGTTCGTCGAACAGCACCAGCGAAGGTGCAGCGACCAGGCAGCGGGCGAGCGCAACGCGCTGGCGTTGGCCGCCGGACAGATTGGCCGGACGGCGATCGCCAAAACCTTTGAGGTCGACCAGCGCCATGGCGTCCTCGACCCTGCGCTTGCGGGTCTCGGCATCGACTTTGGCGACCTTGAGCGAGTAGCCGATGTTTTCGGCAACTGTCATGTGCGGCCACAGCGCATAGTTCTGGAAGACGATGCCGACGCGCCGCTTCTCCGGCGGAACGCAGCCCTCGGCGGTGGAAACGACCTCGCTGCCGATGCGGATGTCGCCTGAGGTGACGTTCTCGAACCCGGCGACGAGGCGGAGCAAGGTGGTCTTGCCGCAACCCGATGGCCCCAGAACGGCGAGGAACTCCCCGTCCCTGACATCGATGGAGACGTCCTTGACGGCATCGAAATCGCCGAAGGTCTTGGTAACGCCGTTGATGGTCAGTCCCGCCATGGGAGCACTCCGCTGGGTAGGTGGGCGGCAAGCTGGTTTGCCAGCAGCATCAGGACGAAGGTTATCGCCACGGTGATCGCCGAAATTGCCGACGCGTAGTTGGAATCGCCGCCTTGCTCGAAGGAAAACATCAAGACGCCAATGGTCTCGGAACCGGACGACCACAGCAGCGCCGAAACCGTGAGCTCGCTGAGCGCTGTCATGAAGATGAGCAGCCCGCCGGCAAGTGCTGCCGGGGCGACGAGGGGAAAGATGATGGTGCGCATGCGGGTAAACAGACTCGCTCCGGCGACCCGCGCCGCTTCTTCGAGCGCTCTGTCGATCTGGTGGTAGCCAGCGATCGTTGGCCGCAACGCCAGCACCAGGAAACGGGCGAGATAGGCGTAGAGAATGATCCAGACGGTGTTGTAGATCTGGACGCCGGTGAACGGGATCGGCTTGAGGAACATCAGCAGGGACGCGATCGCCAGCACCACGCCCGGCAGGGCGTAGGGCAGCTCGACCGCTAGGTTCAGGTACTTGACCCACTTCTTGCCACTCCAGGCGACGAGATAGGCGACAGGGATGGCGACCAGCACGGCGAAGGCCGCAGCTGAAAAGGACAACACGAAGCTGTTGAGGAAGGCCCGCCGGGCCGCGCCATATTCGAACAGCACAAAGCGGTAGTTGTCGAGCGTGGCAGTGGCAGCGTTGAGCGGAATGCCGTAACCGGGCACCAGCGAACTCAGCAACAAGCCGAACAGCGGCAGGATCAGGATCAGTATGATCAGGCACCACATCATGACCTGCACCGGGATCCGCCACTTGCCGAGTTCGTAGGGCTCGGCAGCGAGCGACGTCGAACTGATGCGGTAGTCGCGGCGCCGGCTCATCACTTCCTGGGCAAGGATGCCCGCCATGGCGATCAGGCCAATCAACACCGACAGGAAAGCCGCGTCACCAAGCACGGCAGGGCCGCCGCCGGCGAGCCTCTGGTAGATCAGCGTCGGCAGCACGAGATAATTGGCGGGAATGCCGAGGAAGGCAGGAATGCCGAAATTGCCGACGCAGGAGACAAAGGCGAGCGCGGCCGCAGCAACGACCGACGGGGTCATCAACGGCAAGACGATGGTGTGCAGCACAGTGAACCATCCAGCACCACTGGCGCGAGCAGCCTCGACCAGTTCACGCGGCAGCTTCCTCAGCCCGGCGCGCACGAGCAGGAAGACCAGCGGCCCATATTGCACGCCAAGCAGCAGGATGATGCCCTCGGGCGAATAGAGCGGATTGCGGCTGCCGAGCGGCGGCGCGATACCCAGCATCTTGAGCAGCGGGCTTGCCGGTCCGAACAGTTGCAGCCAGGCAAGTGCGGTCACCTGCGGCGCGATCATCAGCGGCATGACGTAGCAGAGCACGAAGGCGCTGCGGCCGCGCACGTCGGTGAGGGTCACAAGCAGCGCGACCGACGTGCCGAGGATCACGGCGAGCGCGGTGCCGAAGAAGCCGACAACGAGCGTATTGCCCGTGGCGACCCAGGTCGTCGCGTTGGTCAAGCCTGAGCTGATCGCTGCGGTGGACAAGGTGCCGCCCGGCGCAAAGATCTCCTGGATCAGGCGCAGCATTGGCAGGATCGACAGCAGCACGATGAGTGCGGCGACCACCATCGTCATGGCCCATTCCTGGCCGCGACCCTGATTCAGCCTGACAGACATTTTTTCGGTTCCGGAAAACAGGGCGGCTCTCCCTTGCAAGGGTGCCGCGCGATACTGGCACATCAGCCAGTTCAAATCTGGAGAAACCCGGAAGGCCGAGGGCCTTCCGGGTTGAACAATCAGCCGCCGAACAGGCCGGAGAACTTGGCCTTGTCGGCTTCGATCTTCTCGACGATCGCCTTGACATTGAAGTTCATGACCTTGACCTCGACGCCTTCTGGCAGCCAGGCAGGCCGACCGACGGAGGGCTTGGCCGGCAGGTAACCCTGATCGAGCGCCAGCCTCTGGCCGTCATCGGAGAGAATGAAGTCGACGAACTGCTTGGCGGCCGCGACGTTCTTTGCCGTCGAAAGGATGGCCACCGGTTCGGTGACGGCGGGCACGCCCTCGGACGGGAAAACGAACTCGACCGGCGAGCCCTTGGCCTTGGCATTCATCGCCATGAAGTCGACCAGGATGCCGTAAGGCTTCTCGCCGCTCGCAACTGACTTCAGCACGGCACCATTGCCACGAACCGAAATGGTGTTGTTGGCCTTGAGCTTGTCGAAATAGTCCCAGCCATAGTCGGCATTGCCGGTGAAGCCGGAGAGCAGGTAAGCGGCGGCGCCGGAGTAGAGCGGGCTCGGCATGACGATGCCGTTGGCATAGGCAGGCTTGGCCAGATCGGCCCAATGCTCGGGCTTTTCGGCGGCGGCGGTGTTGTAGGCGATGCCTGTCGTGATCAGCTTGGAACCGAAGTACGTCTTGTCGGCGTCATAAGAATCCGCTGCAAAGCCGTCAAGCTTGGCCTCGGCATAAGGCATCAGACGGGCGTCCTTCTTCAGCAGCTCCATCGAGACAGCATCGGCGATCAGCAGGACGTCCGGCTGCGGGCTGTTTGCGGCAAACTCGGCGGCGAGCTTGGCGAGGATATCGCTGGTGCCCGAGCGGTAGACCTGCACGTCGACGTCGGGATGTACCTTCTTGAAGGCCTCGACGGTCTTGGTCGCATCGGCTTCCGGCTGCGAGGTATAAAGGGTCAACGTTTCAGCGCTGGCAGCTCCGGCAAAGAGCACCACGGCCAGGGCGAGCTGGCTTGCGGCCAGCCTGGCGAATGTCGTTTTCATGAAACCTCCTGTTGTGTCCACACATGGCAAGTCGGCTTCAGATCCGCGTGCCACGACCTCCCTACACAGCGCGTTTGACACTTGGGTGACGGAACGCTGACACATTTATGATATGATCATTTGTTGCATGTCAAATACAAATGAACATACTGCATTGCGAAATTTCTGACGTAAAAGGCGTCTCCGGCTGGACATCCAGCCCTTGCGCGAGACAGCAGAAACGCCATTGTTCAGAATCGTCATGGCGCTGCGGGAGAGACTGGACGGGGATGCGCACGAAGCAGGAAATGCCGGTCGAGCCAGGTGCCGCCATGGTCTCGTCCGATCTCACGGTGAAGACCGCTTGGCTCTATTATGTCGAAGGCCTGACCCAGGAGCAGATTGCCGACAAGCTGAAGGTGAGCCGGGTCAAGGTGATGCGCACGCTCGCCGCCTGCACGACCGACGGCGTGGTGGTGACGACAATCAACGCCCAGACCGCCAGGCAGGTCGAACTCGAGCGAGCTTTGGAAAAGCGGTGGGGCCTCGATGCCGCAATCGTCGTGCCGACCCCCTCCGACGACGAACATCTGGAACGGGCGATCGGCCACTCGGTGGCGCTTTATCTCGACCAGCAGATGCAGGACGGCATGACGCTGGCGATTGGCGGCGGGGCCACATTGCATTCCAGCATCGGCTTCCTCAGCCGCAGGCACCTCAAGGGTGCGAGCGTCGTTGCTCTCGTCGGCAGCCTGCCGCACTCGCAGTGGATCAACCCGTCGACGGTGGCTGCCAGGGTGGCCGAGGCCTTCGACGTCGACAGCTATCAGATCACCGCGCCTGTCATCACCCACAGCCCAGAACTGCGGGACCTGTTGTGGGCCCAGCCGGAATTGCTTGACGTACGCAAGCGCGCGGCCAAAGCCGATGTCGCCCTGCTGACCGTTGGTGAGATGTCGGCCAACGCCACCATCTTCAGACACGGCATCGTGCCGCAATCCTTCGTCGCCCCGCTCAAGGCCAAGGGCGCTGTCGCCAACATGTTGTGTTACTTCATCGACGCCGACGGCAGGATGGTCGACCACGAGGTCAATGACAGGGTCATGGCGATCGATCTCGAGGCCGTCAGCGCCGTGCCGAACCTGGTCCTTGCCGCCGGCGGCAAGCGCAAGATCCCGGCCATTCGCGCCGCCCTTGCCGCCGTCAACGCCAATGTGCTGATCACCGACAGCGACAGCGCAGCAGCGCTGACCTAGCTGTCCTGCGGGCAGCGGCTTAGAGCAGCCCTCTTTCGCGCAGAAAATCCTCGATGCCGACATGGGTCATGGCCTCGAATTCGGCGATGGCCTCGGCCATCTTCCGGCGCTGCGCGGCGAGCAAGGTGAAGACCTGGCGCATTTCACCGGAGACGCCGAACCGGCCCCAGCGCTCGGCGATATGGCTGGGAAGGCCGATATCGGCACAGAAGGCTTCGAGGCTGCCGTAGCCGAGTTCCGTGACAAAAGCCCTCGCCGCCTCGGGCGACATGCGCTCTTCGACGGCGTGGTC comes from the Aminobacter aminovorans genome and includes:
- a CDS encoding chloramphenicol phosphotransferase CPT family protein; protein product: MAQIIFLHGASSSGKSTIARELQARIEKPFWHISIDHLRDSGVLPLSRFRSGEFVWTESRKAFFDGFHASLAAYADAGNNLILEHILDTPGWLETLSGSLAQHDVFFVAVHCPLELLIERESERGDRLIGSAKRDYETIHLGKTYDLELDTTDGVDANVATVLDGWRQTERSSSFSRFRL
- a CDS encoding 5'/3'-nucleotidase SurE encodes the protein MKILICNDDGIAAPGLARLVAAAQTISDDVWVVAPERKHTAAGPSLTMAEPITMRRTAERWYSCSGRPADCVVTAMTWLLAGDDKPDLVLGGINDGRNVAEDLAYSGTLGIAREASFWRVPAIGFSQVKSPDIRPGDDTWLGGLIADLWRKRAEWVLEGHWLSINLPSSLPAEIRQPKIGRDKIARRSEIVEQDGDRTVLVVPRGRERTSVEGDENSTIDAGYITINRINWFGETRLADSFLKA
- a CDS encoding MBL fold metallo-hydrolase, which translates into the protein MSMHIDLCGGFGEKGRTSVAISGGGRRILLDAGIKVGASGPDYYPVLAGGINELDAVLISHAHEDHVGALSWLLSQGYGGRILMTSETLDEAPATLRAYADPDDFRRFPLLKDRIELFEPGDSLTIDGLSIATGRSGHVVGGVWFTVDDGSRKIVYSADVVPDSSVFVMDAMPPCDLLVFDASYGADPVGGAARAQAIAEWVAARPGGCLLPTPLSGRSLELMAILDGPFAIHASMRASLAAQIEARSALYPAVVPLLQRRLTDAADWHDGDALPACPLLADDGMGKAGPSAMLLPLADVAGYPILLTGHLPAGSPGEALHAAGRAGWIRMPTHPTLSGNLAIWEGAGRPLALGHSCPPDMLAELVPHIPSLRVDLRTGDSYTLAS
- a CDS encoding ABC transporter ATP-binding protein — encoded protein: MAGLTINGVTKTFGDFDAVKDVSIDVRDGEFLAVLGPSGCGKTTLLRLVAGFENVTSGDIRIGSEVVSTAEGCVPPEKRRVGIVFQNYALWPHMTVAENIGYSLKVAKVDAETRKRRVEDAMALVDLKGFGDRRPANLSGGQRQRVALARCLVAAPSLVLFDEPLANLDVHLRAAMEDEFAAFHKRTGTTIVYITHDQAEAMALADRIAVMDNGRLAQLAAPRDLYREPANEMVASFISEGIVIPAQVLSPAEGGHIKVSVLGQEVVVRCRPDEAPRAGAKICCRAPEISAATSSEPGIDGTVRRAVYKGGVARIELAPDADPSVLLHFEQPDPNPFEAGARARVRIASGWLIPGAAA
- a CDS encoding ABC transporter permease, which codes for MSVRLNQGRGQEWAMTMVVAALIVLLSILPMLRLIQEIFAPGGTLSTAAISSGLTNATTWVATGNTLVVGFFGTALAVILGTSVALLVTLTDVRGRSAFVLCYVMPLMIAPQVTALAWLQLFGPASPLLKMLGIAPPLGSRNPLYSPEGIILLLGVQYGPLVFLLVRAGLRKLPRELVEAARASGAGWFTVLHTIVLPLMTPSVVAAAALAFVSCVGNFGIPAFLGIPANYLVLPTLIYQRLAGGGPAVLGDAAFLSVLIGLIAMAGILAQEVMSRRRDYRISSTSLAAEPYELGKWRIPVQVMMWCLIILILILPLFGLLLSSLVPGYGIPLNAATATLDNYRFVLFEYGAARRAFLNSFVLSFSAAAFAVLVAIPVAYLVAWSGKKWVKYLNLAVELPYALPGVVLAIASLLMFLKPIPFTGVQIYNTVWIILYAYLARFLVLALRPTIAGYHQIDRALEEAARVAGASLFTRMRTIIFPLVAPAALAGGLLIFMTALSELTVSALLWSSGSETIGVLMFSFEQGGDSNYASAISAITVAITFVLMLLANQLAAHLPSGVLPWRD
- a CDS encoding ABC transporter substrate-binding protein, whose translation is MKTTFARLAASQLALAVVLFAGAASAETLTLYTSQPEADATKTVEAFKKVHPDVDVQVYRSGTSDILAKLAAEFAANSPQPDVLLIADAVSMELLKKDARLMPYAEAKLDGFAADSYDADKTYFGSKLITTGIAYNTAAAEKPEHWADLAKPAYANGIVMPSPLYSGAAAYLLSGFTGNADYGWDYFDKLKANNTISVRGNGAVLKSVASGEKPYGILVDFMAMNAKAKGSPVEFVFPSEGVPAVTEPVAILSTAKNVAAAKQFVDFILSDDGQRLALDQGYLPAKPSVGRPAWLPEGVEVKVMNFNVKAIVEKIEADKAKFSGLFGG
- a CDS encoding sugar-binding transcriptional regulator encodes the protein MRTKQEMPVEPGAAMVSSDLTVKTAWLYYVEGLTQEQIADKLKVSRVKVMRTLAACTTDGVVVTTINAQTARQVELERALEKRWGLDAAIVVPTPSDDEHLERAIGHSVALYLDQQMQDGMTLAIGGGATLHSSIGFLSRRHLKGASVVALVGSLPHSQWINPSTVAARVAEAFDVDSYQITAPVITHSPELRDLLWAQPELLDVRKRAAKADVALLTVGEMSANATIFRHGIVPQSFVAPLKAKGAVANMLCYFIDADGRMVDHEVNDRVMAIDLEAVSAVPNLVLAAGGKRKIPAIRAALAAVNANVLITDSDSAAALT